The Halomicronema hongdechloris C2206 genome includes a window with the following:
- a CDS encoding hydroxysqualene dehydroxylase: MVHSSSSRPKVVVVGAGWAGLGATYHLARQGYDVTLLEAGAAPGGLVAGWTTAQGRPVEAGIHGFWYPYRNIFALTDHLGLQPFTPWTRSGQYSPQGLEVESPLFQAMPYLPSPLGTFAYTDFKRLPLWDRLSALPLLQALIDFDNSDRAWRTYDRITARELFRQYGVSARLYQDSFEPMLLVGLFAPGEQCSAAAALGMLYYFILAHQPDFDVRWCRGTVGETIFRPWVQAIEAAGGRLLANHRVSDLVAGHDNRITGVVCGDQVFEADAVIFAVGITGMKKLVANCPALRRRQEFRDVSNLGAVDVVATRLWCDRIIPIPHPSNACFGFHPTTGWTFFDLNALHDQYRDAAGTVVEVDFYHANQLLPLDDEELIPLVKRDLARCIPAFGQAQILDHSVIRIAQGVTHFAPGSYRYLLPGTTSFDNVYMSGDWIVTRHGSWSQEKAYVTGLEAANRVIQHHQRGQPADILPVIPDEPHIQLARGLNRYLRQGLDRLGPLPWLP, encoded by the coding sequence ATGGTTCATTCTTCCTCGTCTAGGCCCAAGGTCGTGGTGGTGGGAGCCGGTTGGGCTGGGTTGGGGGCCACCTACCATCTGGCCCGGCAGGGTTATGACGTCACACTGCTAGAGGCAGGGGCGGCTCCTGGTGGTCTGGTAGCCGGGTGGACAACCGCCCAGGGGCGGCCGGTGGAGGCGGGCATCCATGGGTTCTGGTATCCCTATCGCAATATTTTTGCCCTCACCGATCATCTGGGCCTGCAGCCGTTTACGCCCTGGACCCGCTCGGGCCAGTATTCCCCCCAGGGCTTGGAGGTGGAATCGCCCCTATTTCAGGCCATGCCCTATCTGCCCAGTCCCCTGGGCACCTTTGCCTACACGGACTTTAAGCGGTTACCGCTGTGGGATCGGCTCTCGGCCCTGCCGCTACTGCAGGCGCTGATTGACTTCGACAATTCCGACCGGGCCTGGCGAACCTACGATCGCATCACTGCCCGGGAATTATTTCGCCAGTATGGAGTGTCGGCCCGCCTCTACCAGGACTCTTTCGAACCGATGCTACTGGTGGGCTTGTTTGCCCCGGGGGAGCAGTGCTCGGCGGCGGCCGCCCTGGGGATGCTCTATTATTTCATCCTGGCCCACCAGCCGGATTTCGATGTGCGTTGGTGTCGGGGCACGGTGGGGGAGACCATCTTTCGGCCCTGGGTGCAGGCCATCGAGGCGGCAGGGGGGCGCCTGTTGGCGAATCATCGGGTGAGTGACCTGGTGGCGGGTCACGATAATCGCATCACCGGGGTGGTCTGTGGCGATCAGGTGTTTGAGGCCGATGCCGTGATCTTTGCCGTGGGCATCACTGGCATGAAGAAGCTGGTGGCCAATTGTCCGGCCCTACGCCGTCGCCAGGAATTTCGTGATGTCAGTAATTTGGGGGCCGTCGATGTGGTGGCGACGCGGCTGTGGTGCGATCGCATCATTCCCATTCCCCATCCCTCCAACGCTTGTTTCGGCTTCCACCCCACCACCGGCTGGACCTTCTTCGACCTCAACGCCCTCCACGATCAGTACCGCGATGCTGCAGGCACCGTGGTCGAGGTCGATTTCTACCATGCCAACCAACTACTTCCTCTAGATGACGAGGAGCTGATTCCCCTGGTCAAACGGGACCTTGCCCGCTGCATTCCCGCCTTTGGCCAGGCCCAGATTCTCGATCACAGCGTCATCCGCATTGCCCAGGGGGTAACCCACTTTGCCCCTGGCAGCTATCGCTACCTCCTCCCCGGCACCACCAGCTTCGACAACGTCTACATGAGCGGCGATTGGATCGTCACCCGCCATGGCTCCTGGTCCCAGGAAAAGGCCTATGTCACTGGCCTGGAGGCTGCCAACCGGGTGATTCAGCACCATCAACGGGGACAACCGGCCGACATTCTGCCGGTGATTCCCGATGAACCCCACATCCAACTGGCCCGTGGGCTCAATCGCTATCTGCGCCAGGGGCTGGATCGCTTGGGACCGCTCCCCTGGTTGCCCTAA
- a CDS encoding tetratricopeptide repeat protein — protein MPASCGKLCYRRLMGPAVVLGLAIFPGLAGVPAAAQRPEVTEAERQSLAETSAAAQLRRQGLQAFYQGQLLTALASLEQASQQYQAASEAGKQADAWVAIARTQAWLERPQQALSQAQQALAYYRDVGDPLGEAKTLTVLGLIHRTAGDGESAQQALEEAIESYRSLDTPTQAGIAQLELAVLQIQQEQYQAGLDRLNQGLALLDAAATPDDLARLEADFYRGYTYAWMGRVHIAQGQLDTAITHLEQAITIGHEITNPALQSTALIQLGNLFLDQGELDATVSHLRQAFAVTKRLENLPIKAKQQFRILQAYASTAQESAAQALAQLEDGDVAAAQAAARQAIDIAQPAIDQAQPVLKLADTLEWSDGMVLIHSAIALNYQAMGHGYHMLGRGYSAEGQLHADAEAQANALAAYQAGVSSAQAAVAVASDVDSQFQDLASGIAKQSRLNVAQAHGTLAQAYEALEQYDQAIQHWQQNLAISQQIDDPERQQQVLSGLANAYHSLGAQHQQAGHYEQALAAFQLGLAHAQTRAEAALSSGVDADWQQQTLFSLLYYGIAKTYADQYRYTEALAVYQQRLSVIRQTASPRQEFLGLIPIAEGHTRLSQYHEALAVEEAMVAIANQLDDAKLRLIALTSLASTHGDLGNYAEASAMYEQALPLARSQGSLSWESILFNNQGSIHTKLGDYDSALAAHNQALDLTRELRRRLDTLETAEQIDRLCSYVPLNEADDDDDSLSPDLVAQQQRLDTTLLEAKRQGCIELTWHLESTTLNNIALVYDSQGRYQDALTLYQKSLAIIRNRLNDKDGEAIALDNIATVYTNRGNYPQALEFHQQALTIRQDIGDREDIARSLNNIGQIYSERGQYLTALDTFNQALDLVEELQLRPLKSSVLNNLAGVYSSQGNYDRAEELYRDALKLDAAMGLKPKEANRLHNLGHLSFQRGQYTEAIDYAKQSLAIFQEIGERSNEATGLNNLGTYYRAQGNYTETLEAQQQALAIAQEIDNRKNTAYALVQLGNTYSALGQYDQALAYIQQALELFRIMGDRKGESGALSSQGNIYRQQDTPEQALQAYEHALAIDRAIGDVAGESYDLQRIGFVQERLGNYAAAESSFKQALEIQQRIGAQGRMATSWLGLGVIAAAQNQPEALDWLQQALLRYRDLGARPNQAQTLAEIGQILAQQEQPELAIVFLKEAVEVQESIRGQLGGLDPELQQSYTRTIADDYRLLADLLLQQNRIPEAQQVLDLLKVQELDEYFHDLQRNAQTAAGVNFWQVETDLLALYDQVLAQTAELERLTAIPPDARTSAQQQRLEELRTLRDQAEGWFYAFLDDPEVQATVNRIRSRTRGQNLEPDNLRDLVNNLQRLPQKTAVLYPLILEERLELVLVLPEGPPLRYPVAVSSAELNRAIVAFGQALKSPTSDIEPLAQQLYGWLMAPLAEQLQQAGIESIIYAPDGPLRYIPLAALHDGEQYVARRFSISHITAASLSDLNLQPQQQQRPLLAAACAECSFTVDVGEQTFTFSDLPATATEVQLLEQQMESVEVLLNQAFTPAIMEESTRYGIVHLATHAAFVNGAPTKSFILFGNGDIVNLQTIDRQWQLENTELVVLSACETAVGSTDLGSGIEILGLGYRLEQAGAQATLASLWKVSDGGTQVLMNAFYAALRQGLTKADALQQAQVALLTNDLDSLGIERGTIEIIGTATGRPIKRSSLSHPYYWAPFILIGNGL, from the coding sequence ATGCCCGCTTCTTGCGGAAAGCTTTGCTATCGCCGTCTCATGGGCCCAGCAGTGGTGCTGGGCCTGGCTATTTTCCCAGGGCTGGCGGGGGTCCCAGCAGCCGCCCAGAGGCCTGAGGTAACCGAGGCCGAACGTCAATCCTTGGCAGAGACATCTGCAGCTGCTCAACTGCGGCGGCAGGGATTACAGGCCTTTTACCAGGGGCAGTTGCTGACGGCATTGGCCAGCCTAGAGCAGGCCTCGCAACAGTATCAAGCTGCCTCTGAGGCGGGGAAGCAGGCTGACGCTTGGGTTGCGATCGCACGCACCCAAGCCTGGTTAGAACGTCCCCAGCAGGCCCTCAGCCAGGCCCAGCAAGCGTTGGCCTACTACCGCGATGTTGGAGATCCCCTAGGGGAGGCCAAGACCCTGACAGTCTTGGGGTTGATCCATCGAACCGCAGGCGATGGCGAATCAGCGCAGCAGGCGCTAGAGGAGGCAATCGAATCATATCGATCCCTCGACACTCCCACTCAAGCAGGCATTGCCCAACTAGAACTCGCCGTCTTACAGATTCAGCAAGAGCAGTATCAAGCCGGATTAGACCGACTAAACCAAGGGTTAGCCCTGCTAGATGCTGCTGCTACTCCTGATGACCTAGCTCGCCTAGAAGCAGACTTTTACCGCGGCTATACCTACGCTTGGATGGGCCGTGTCCATATAGCTCAGGGGCAACTTGACACCGCAATTACTCACCTTGAGCAAGCCATTACCATCGGCCATGAGATTACTAATCCGGCCTTGCAGAGCACCGCCCTGATTCAGCTGGGCAATCTATTTCTGGACCAAGGTGAGCTTGACGCCACGGTCAGTCATTTACGCCAGGCCTTCGCCGTCACTAAGCGCCTGGAAAATTTACCGATCAAAGCCAAGCAGCAATTTCGAATCTTACAGGCCTATGCAAGCACCGCCCAAGAGTCCGCTGCCCAGGCACTAGCACAACTAGAAGATGGAGACGTGGCTGCCGCTCAGGCAGCGGCCAGGCAGGCCATTGACATAGCTCAACCGGCCATTGACCAGGCGCAGCCGGTCCTAAAGCTGGCTGACACCCTAGAATGGTCTGACGGCATGGTGCTGATTCACTCAGCCATAGCCCTGAACTACCAGGCCATGGGGCATGGATATCACATGCTGGGGCGAGGTTACTCTGCAGAGGGACAATTACACGCCGATGCAGAGGCGCAAGCCAATGCCCTGGCCGCCTATCAGGCAGGAGTATCCTCTGCCCAAGCCGCCGTTGCAGTAGCCTCAGATGTAGATTCACAGTTCCAAGACCTGGCTAGCGGCATCGCCAAGCAGAGCCGCCTCAATGTTGCTCAGGCCCATGGAACCCTGGCTCAAGCCTACGAAGCCCTAGAGCAATACGATCAGGCGATTCAGCACTGGCAGCAAAATTTAGCGATATCTCAACAAATTGACGATCCCGAGCGGCAGCAGCAGGTACTTTCAGGCCTCGCTAACGCCTACCACAGCTTGGGCGCACAGCATCAACAAGCTGGCCACTACGAGCAGGCGTTGGCAGCCTTTCAGCTGGGATTAGCGCATGCTCAGACCAGGGCAGAGGCGGCTCTCTCCTCAGGAGTAGACGCCGACTGGCAACAGCAGACACTATTCTCCCTGCTCTATTACGGCATCGCCAAGACCTACGCAGATCAATATCGCTACACCGAGGCGTTAGCGGTATACCAACAGCGATTATCTGTGATTCGGCAAACTGCCAGTCCTAGGCAGGAGTTTCTGGGGCTCATACCCATCGCCGAAGGTCATACCCGCCTCAGCCAGTACCATGAGGCCCTAGCGGTCGAGGAAGCCATGGTGGCCATCGCCAATCAACTCGACGATGCCAAGCTAAGGCTCATCGCCCTGACCAGTCTGGCCAGCACCCATGGCGATCTGGGCAACTATGCAGAGGCGTCGGCCATGTATGAACAGGCGTTACCCCTGGCCCGCAGCCAGGGTAGTCTGTCCTGGGAGTCAATCCTCTTCAATAACCAGGGCAGCATTCACACTAAGTTGGGAGACTACGACAGCGCCCTAGCGGCCCATAACCAAGCCCTTGATTTGACCCGCGAGCTGCGGCGCCGCTTAGACACCCTCGAAACGGCAGAGCAGATCGATCGACTGTGTTCCTATGTTCCTCTCAATGAGGCGGACGATGACGATGACTCCCTATCCCCAGATTTAGTTGCTCAGCAGCAACGGTTAGACACCACGCTACTAGAAGCAAAGCGTCAGGGTTGTATTGAGCTTACCTGGCATCTAGAGAGCACAACTCTTAACAATATAGCGTTGGTCTATGACAGCCAAGGGCGCTATCAAGACGCCCTAACGCTTTATCAAAAATCTCTAGCTATTATCCGAAATCGCTTAAATGATAAAGACGGAGAAGCCATAGCTTTGGATAATATCGCTACGGTATATACCAATCGCGGTAATTACCCCCAGGCTCTGGAGTTTCACCAGCAAGCCCTGACTATTCGCCAGGATATTGGTGACCGGGAAGACATTGCCCGTAGCCTCAATAACATTGGCCAGATTTACTCTGAGCGAGGGCAATACCTAACGGCGTTAGACACCTTCAACCAAGCCCTGGATCTAGTCGAGGAGCTGCAGCTACGACCCCTGAAAAGCTCGGTACTCAACAATCTAGCCGGGGTTTACTCCAGCCAAGGAAACTACGACCGAGCCGAGGAGCTGTACCGAGATGCCCTCAAGCTAGATGCAGCCATGGGGCTTAAACCTAAAGAAGCCAATAGATTGCATAACCTGGGTCATCTCAGTTTCCAACGAGGGCAGTATACCGAAGCTATTGACTACGCCAAACAATCTCTAGCCATTTTCCAAGAGATTGGTGAACGTTCCAATGAAGCTACTGGTTTGAATAATCTGGGCACCTACTACCGAGCCCAGGGCAACTATACCGAAACCCTTGAGGCGCAGCAGCAGGCCCTCGCCATCGCTCAGGAGATTGATAATCGTAAAAATACAGCCTATGCTCTAGTGCAACTGGGCAACACCTACAGCGCCTTAGGTCAGTATGACCAAGCCCTCGCCTATATCCAGCAAGCGCTAGAGTTGTTTCGGATTATGGGCGATCGCAAGGGGGAGTCAGGCGCTCTCAGCAGTCAAGGGAATATCTACCGGCAGCAGGATACTCCGGAGCAAGCCCTGCAAGCCTATGAACACGCTCTAGCCATCGATCGCGCCATTGGCGATGTGGCTGGCGAAAGCTATGACCTACAGCGCATTGGCTTCGTGCAAGAGCGCCTGGGCAATTACGCGGCGGCTGAGTCAAGCTTCAAGCAGGCCCTCGAGATTCAACAGCGCATCGGTGCCCAAGGCCGCATGGCCACCAGTTGGCTGGGGCTAGGGGTGATCGCTGCCGCCCAAAACCAGCCAGAGGCCCTAGACTGGCTGCAGCAGGCCCTGCTACGCTATCGCGACCTGGGCGCTCGCCCCAATCAGGCCCAAACGCTGGCTGAGATTGGGCAGATTCTAGCCCAGCAAGAGCAGCCTGAACTTGCCATTGTCTTTCTCAAAGAAGCTGTCGAGGTGCAGGAGTCCATTCGCGGTCAGTTGGGCGGCCTCGATCCAGAACTACAGCAGTCCTATACCCGCACCATCGCCGATGATTATCGCCTCCTAGCCGATCTGCTATTGCAACAGAACCGGATACCGGAAGCACAGCAAGTGCTGGATTTACTCAAGGTGCAAGAGTTGGATGAGTATTTCCACGACTTGCAGCGCAATGCTCAGACCGCAGCTGGCGTCAACTTTTGGCAGGTGGAAACAGACCTGTTGGCTCTCTACGACCAGGTCCTGGCCCAGACCGCCGAACTAGAGCGCCTCACGGCGATTCCTCCTGATGCTCGTACCTCGGCCCAACAGCAGCGACTGGAAGAATTACGGACATTACGTGACCAGGCCGAAGGTTGGTTCTATGCCTTCCTGGATGATCCTGAGGTGCAGGCCACTGTTAATCGCATTCGCAGCCGCACCCGCGGTCAAAACTTAGAGCCTGACAACCTACGAGACTTGGTCAACAATCTGCAGCGCCTGCCCCAAAAGACCGCAGTGCTCTATCCCCTGATTCTGGAGGAGCGCTTAGAGTTAGTGCTAGTGCTGCCCGAGGGACCACCGCTGCGCTATCCGGTAGCGGTGTCGTCAGCAGAACTAAATCGGGCCATCGTGGCCTTTGGCCAAGCCCTAAAGTCCCCCACCAGCGACATTGAGCCCCTGGCACAGCAACTCTACGGCTGGCTGATGGCTCCCCTAGCTGAGCAATTGCAACAGGCGGGCATCGAATCGATTATCTATGCCCCCGATGGCCCCTTACGCTACATCCCGCTAGCCGCTCTGCACGACGGCGAGCAATACGTGGCTCGGCGCTTTAGCATCAGCCACATTACGGCTGCCTCCCTGAGTGATCTGAATCTGCAGCCTCAACAGCAGCAGCGGCCCTTACTGGCAGCAGCCTGTGCCGAGTGTAGTTTTACGGTCGACGTGGGAGAGCAGACCTTTACCTTCAGCGATTTGCCTGCCACTGCCACTGAGGTGCAGTTGCTTGAGCAGCAGATGGAATCGGTAGAGGTGCTGCTCAATCAGGCCTTTACCCCTGCCATCATGGAGGAATCGACCCGTTATGGCATTGTCCATTTGGCCACCCATGCTGCCTTCGTCAACGGTGCCCCGACTAAATCCTTCATTCTCTTTGGGAATGGCGATATCGTTAATCTGCAAACCATAGACCGTCAATGGCAGCTAGAGAATACTGAACTAGTGGTGCTCAGTGCCTGTGAAACGGCTGTGGGCAGTACTGATCTAGGCAGTGGGATAGAAATTCTCGGCCTGGGCTATCGCCTAGAGCAGGCTGGAGCCCAAGCTACCCTGGCCTCTCTCTGGAAGGTTAGCGATGGGGGTACCCAGGTGTTGATGAACGCGTTCTATGCAGCCTTGCGGCAAGGCCTCACTAAAGCCGACGCCTTGCAACAGGCGCAGGTGGCCCTATTGACCAATGACTTAGACTCGCTGGGAATCGAGCGTGGCACCATTGAGATCATCGGCACCGCCACGGGCCGTCCTATCAAGCGATCGTCCCTTAGCCACCCCTACTATTGGGCACCGTTTATTCTCATCGGCAATGGCCTATAG
- a CDS encoding TIGR04283 family arsenosugar biosynthesis glycosyltransferase — protein MQPNSVDAFPLTAADSSRPLISVIIPTLNEATNLPPLLKTVQAAAQVEVIVADGGSQDDTVAVARAAQVQVVASPPGRARQMNRGAAMARGKVLLFLHADTWLPQGFEQLVPATLTQPRVVAGAFELAIQGSGWGLRWVEWGVKLRSQLLQLPYGDQALFLRADRFRELGGFRDLPIMEDFELVRRLRRQGRIAMAPAAVLTSGRRWQTLGTCRTTLINQVMIGGYLLGIAPTTLGRWYRQQR, from the coding sequence TTGCAACCAAATTCTGTCGACGCCTTCCCCTTGACGGCTGCCGATTCTTCTAGGCCCCTGATTTCGGTCATCATCCCCACCTTGAATGAGGCCACTAATCTGCCACCCCTGCTGAAAACTGTGCAGGCCGCTGCCCAGGTGGAGGTGATCGTGGCCGATGGGGGCAGTCAAGACGACACGGTGGCCGTGGCCCGGGCAGCCCAGGTGCAGGTGGTGGCGTCGCCCCCAGGACGGGCGCGGCAGATGAATCGAGGGGCAGCCATGGCCCGGGGGAAGGTTCTGTTGTTTCTCCACGCCGATACCTGGCTGCCCCAGGGATTTGAGCAGCTAGTGCCAGCCACGCTGACGCAACCGCGGGTGGTGGCCGGGGCCTTTGAGCTGGCGATCCAGGGATCGGGCTGGGGATTGCGCTGGGTGGAATGGGGCGTGAAGCTGCGATCGCAGCTGCTGCAACTGCCCTATGGCGATCAAGCCCTGTTCCTGAGGGCAGATCGTTTCCGAGAGCTAGGCGGCTTTCGCGACTTGCCGATCATGGAAGACTTTGAGCTGGTGCGCCGACTGCGGCGTCAGGGCCGCATCGCCATGGCCCCGGCTGCGGTGCTGACCTCAGGTCGCCGCTGGCAGACTCTGGGCACCTGCCGCACCACCTTGATTAATCAAGTCATGATTGGGGGCTATCTCCTGGGCATTGCCCCCACCACCCTGGGGCGCTGGTATCGCCAACAAAGATAA
- a CDS encoding TIGR04282 family arsenosugar biosynthesis glycosyltransferase — MSSADSSSTGQDCLLIFARYPQPGQVKTRLIPALGPVAASDLYRRLAEHTLAQGRALSRYRPLSITLWFTGADAAAMTAWLGANIDYCLQPEGDLGYRLHWAFEAAFAQGYRRVIAIGTDCPQLDSSLLNQGFRALDHHELVLGPATDGGYYLIGLQRAVAALFQGIPWSTAAVHQQTVAAAEQLGLSHWQLRSLTDVDTPEDLDICNQILSTPSP; from the coding sequence ATGTCATCCGCTGATTCCAGCTCTACTGGCCAAGACTGCCTGTTGATCTTTGCCCGTTATCCCCAGCCGGGCCAGGTCAAAACCCGTTTGATTCCGGCCCTTGGTCCTGTGGCCGCCAGTGACCTCTATCGCCGACTGGCCGAGCATACCCTGGCCCAAGGTCGTGCCCTGAGCCGGTATCGACCCCTATCGATTACGCTGTGGTTTACCGGGGCAGATGCCGCCGCCATGACAGCCTGGTTAGGAGCCAATATCGACTATTGCCTCCAGCCTGAGGGCGATCTGGGATACCGATTGCATTGGGCTTTTGAAGCCGCCTTTGCCCAAGGCTATCGCCGGGTCATCGCCATCGGCACCGATTGTCCGCAGCTGGATAGCTCTCTGTTAAATCAGGGCTTTCGCGCCCTGGATCACCACGAGCTGGTGTTGGGGCCGGCCACCGATGGCGGCTATTACCTAATTGGCCTACAGCGAGCCGTCGCCGCGTTATTTCAGGGGATACCCTGGAGTACGGCGGCAGTGCATCAACAGACGGTCGCCGCCGCCGAGCAGCTGGGACTTAGTCATTGGCAACTGCGCTCCCTCACCGATGTGGATACCCCAGAGGATTTAGACATTTGCAACCAAATTCTGTCGACGCCTTCCCCTTGA
- the lgt gene encoding prolipoprotein diacylglyceryl transferase, giving the protein MYPPVDPIIVEIGPFALRWYGLLMLIAILAAAQIASREVERRGENSDNLWDMLFWILIPGFIGARLYYVFIQSPRGAGGLGYYLDNPAEILKIWGGGIHIFGGFIFGGIALWLFTRMRRLKTPIYLDAIALSLPLAQAIGRWGNFINQELYGPPTTLPWGLRIDPDHRIPPYDNLAQYPESIRFQPLFLYESLWNFLGFALLFWISRRFQKQLKPGDIALGYLIWYPLGRFFIEFLRTDSWFFPGTPFNVVHILSALAVIGSSLALYWRHRSTKRVDA; this is encoded by the coding sequence ATGTACCCACCTGTTGACCCTATCATCGTTGAAATCGGCCCGTTTGCCCTGCGCTGGTATGGGCTGCTGATGCTGATCGCGATCCTGGCGGCAGCTCAGATTGCTAGCCGCGAGGTAGAACGGCGGGGTGAAAATAGCGATAACCTCTGGGACATGCTGTTCTGGATTCTAATTCCAGGCTTCATCGGCGCCCGGCTGTACTATGTGTTTATTCAGTCGCCGCGGGGCGCTGGCGGATTGGGCTACTACCTAGACAATCCCGCTGAAATTTTGAAGATCTGGGGCGGCGGCATCCATATTTTCGGCGGCTTCATCTTTGGCGGTATCGCCCTTTGGCTATTCACCCGCATGCGTCGCCTGAAGACGCCCATTTATCTGGATGCGATCGCATTGAGTCTGCCCTTGGCCCAGGCCATTGGCCGCTGGGGTAACTTTATTAATCAGGAACTCTACGGCCCGCCGACTACGTTGCCCTGGGGATTGCGCATCGACCCAGATCATCGCATTCCTCCCTACGACAACCTAGCTCAATATCCCGAGAGCATCCGATTTCAGCCCCTGTTTCTCTATGAATCCCTGTGGAATTTTCTGGGCTTTGCCTTACTGTTCTGGATTTCCCGCCGCTTTCAGAAACAACTGAAGCCAGGGGATATCGCCCTAGGCTATCTGATCTGGTACCCTTTGGGGCGCTTTTTCATCGAGTTTCTTCGGACCGATTCCTGGTTTTTCCCCGGCACCCCGTTTAACGTGGTGCACATTCTCTCGGCCCTGGCCGTGATCGGTAGCAGCTTGGCCCTGTACTGGCGACATCGTTCCACTAAACGAGTAGATGCCTGA